The following is a genomic window from Maridesulfovibrio ferrireducens.
GCCGTTGCCGACCCGAGAAAGAGGTTCTATGAGAATCCAACCAAACAGTCAATAGGTTTTTGAATTATTGTTGATATCCATTGAAGATTCAACAACTTGGATTCGTATAAAGCCCGAGAACACGCGGCTTAATCACTTTTACGAGGAACAAAAACAATCTAAGAAAGTCAGAGTCACATTCTTAATTCATATAAAAGGCCCGAGCATCACTCATCACAAACACTTCATTCATTCTTTATGTTGTCAGATGCTTAAACGGCCAATTCATTAATCAGAGACCTGATAATTGTGCTCAAAGACTTTAAGTTTCTTCTCCAGCTCCCATTGCTGAGCAGCTTTCTCACTATTAGAAAGAAAAGACATACAGTCACTGTCCGGAACTGAATCACCAGCACACACACCTATCATAATATATGGATCAGGTTTCTTCCAAAGCGACTCACCTTTAAGAAAGGAATACTCTAATGAATTACGCGCAACCTTTTTCAACTGCCCATAATCCAATCCTTGATCCACAACGGCTACAACGTATTCATTCGTTAACGTTGTCCGGGCAACTCCCATATCATCTGACGAGAAAGTAACCGGAACACCTGATGAGAGATATACATTAAGAGGATGGTTTTTTCCAGAGACTTTTAAAATAGAATCATTACTTGAAAGCAGACACTCAAGCGCAACGCCTTTTTCCTTCATTAGTGAAAGAGTCTCACGAGATTTTTCTTCATACGCTAAATCAACACCATGCCCTATACGTTGAGCATGCCCTTTAATTACAGCAAGCAGGATGTGATTTGATAAAGCTTCCGGCGTAGTAACCCATCCCGTTAACTCACCTGCATGCAATGTAATAGGCACTTCGGGGTATAACTTATGAAAAAAATCCAGCATTTCCATATGTAATTCATAATCGCGCACCGCAATCGGAGAATCTTCCGGACCAACCAAATTTAAAGCAACTACACGGGGATCTCGATGAACCAATTCAAATGACCAAGCCATCTGCGCAAAAACATATGCTGGCTCAGCCCCTCTATAGATTTGATTAATGTAACGGATGAGAACTTCAATTCCTTCGCCGCCCCTAAGCTCTTCCTCTTTTAAAAATTCGGTTTCATCGAGCTTCCTTATAGCCTGATCCATATCTTGAAATAAACCAGACTCTCGCAATTCACTTAGCGTAACTACAGGGTTTCCATTCCAACCAACCTTTTCAGCCCAAGGTGAAACCCATTTAGGACCATAAATTGAACACATAGCTTCTACATATTGAACATTATCACGATATGCCTGTTTTGAAGCGAGTGCTAATAAACGACCCGCATTTTTCTTCGC
Proteins encoded in this region:
- a CDS encoding adenosine deaminase, translated to MFLSEMPKGAELHTHLSGIPYAEDYLTWAAADNSCIEQASNRIVAGPCGNGSIAATLAFGKSNIWNSAVDALSVRQNLRDNRMWGHDQFFATFAKFGGAKKNAGRLLALASKQAYRDNVQYVEAMCSIYGPKWVSPWAEKVGWNGNPVVTLSELRESGLFQDMDQAIRKLDETEFLKEEELRGGEGIEVLIRYINQIYRGAEPAYVFAQMAWSFELVHRDPRVVALNLVGPEDSPIAVRDYELHMEMLDFFHKLYPEVPITLHAGELTGWVTTPEALSNHILLAVIKGHAQRIGHGVDLAYEEKSRETLSLMKEKGVALECLLSSNDSILKVSGKNHPLNVYLSSGVPVTFSSDDMGVARTTLTNEYVVAVVDQGLDYGQLKKVARNSLEYSFLKGESLWKKPDPYIMIGVCAGDSVPDSDCMSFLSNSEKAAQQWELEKKLKVFEHNYQVSD